In one Candidatus Hydrogenedentota bacterium genomic region, the following are encoded:
- a CDS encoding iron ABC transporter permease yields MTSKSPRQSAFESALLVVCLLVLGATIAYPTARLLIEALSGWQPDALARKGGWTAVRNTALISALSVVCAGTIGTGLALALARFSFPGRRVVAALAYLPFTLPPLVGVVSFYYIIGRDGFVPRFLEHALGWEHAALEGPGAILLIHTYSFFVFFYAMVSASLETMDASLVEAARTLGASRWRVLTRVTLPLLRPALVGAALLTFMSSGASFSAPLIFGNDYPMLSVRIYEEQNAHNDAHAQTLTIVLAAVSLLGVLVLRSSRASRSGASKGARKSIRSAAGRWAAFACAMAVIAVLLAPHITILWLSFVDHRKWYSEVFPTVWTFENYAAIFRDPSAFRPIRNSLWMSAVAAIGALIAALPAAYLIARRKRGGPWVNALVMVPWALPGTVIAINLIVAFNDNWLPLVGTVWMVPLAYFVRNVPLMTRFCASAIEPFDASLIEAGRSLGASPAYCFRRIVLPLVAPAIGAGLALVFATCLGEFVASVLLWVPANIPIAVQINSEWRGSGIGSAFAYSVLLMILVATTYVISRRFSSRML; encoded by the coding sequence ATGACGAGCAAGAGCCCGCGGCAATCCGCGTTCGAGAGCGCGCTCCTCGTGGTCTGTCTTCTCGTGCTCGGCGCCACGATCGCCTATCCCACGGCACGGCTGCTGATCGAGGCGTTGTCCGGCTGGCAGCCGGACGCGCTTGCACGCAAGGGCGGTTGGACCGCGGTTCGCAACACCGCGCTGATCTCCGCTCTTTCGGTGGTGTGCGCAGGTACTATCGGCACGGGCCTGGCGCTCGCGCTCGCGCGGTTTAGTTTCCCCGGCAGACGCGTCGTCGCCGCGCTCGCATATCTGCCGTTCACGTTGCCGCCGCTCGTCGGCGTCGTGAGTTTCTACTACATCATCGGCAGGGACGGGTTTGTGCCGCGATTCCTGGAGCATGCGCTCGGCTGGGAACATGCCGCGCTCGAAGGCCCCGGCGCGATTCTGTTGATCCACACCTACTCGTTCTTCGTGTTCTTTTATGCGATGGTCTCGGCATCGCTGGAAACGATGGATGCGTCGCTCGTCGAGGCCGCACGGACTCTGGGCGCGTCGCGCTGGCGCGTATTGACGCGTGTGACCCTGCCGTTGCTGCGCCCCGCGTTGGTCGGCGCGGCGCTACTCACGTTTATGTCCTCCGGCGCCTCGTTCAGCGCGCCGCTCATTTTCGGCAACGACTACCCCATGTTGAGCGTCCGCATTTACGAAGAGCAGAACGCGCACAACGACGCCCACGCGCAAACGCTTACGATCGTGCTTGCCGCGGTGTCGCTCCTGGGCGTGCTCGTGCTTCGCTCGTCGCGCGCATCACGTTCGGGCGCGAGCAAGGGCGCGCGCAAATCGATTCGCAGCGCCGCGGGACGTTGGGCCGCGTTTGCGTGCGCAATGGCCGTCATCGCCGTATTGCTCGCGCCGCACATCACGATTCTCTGGCTCTCGTTTGTCGATCACCGGAAATGGTATTCGGAAGTGTTCCCTACGGTGTGGACTTTCGAGAACTACGCGGCCATCTTTCGCGATCCGTCGGCGTTTCGCCCCATTCGCAACAGCCTGTGGATGAGTGCCGTCGCGGCGATTGGCGCCTTGATCGCCGCGCTGCCCGCGGCCTATCTCATCGCCCGCCGCAAGCGCGGCGGCCCATGGGTGAATGCGCTCGTGATGGTGCCGTGGGCATTGCCGGGCACAGTTATCGCCATCAACCTCATCGTGGCGTTCAACGACAACTGGCTCCCGCTCGTCGGCACGGTCTGGATGGTCCCGCTCGCGTATTTCGTGCGCAACGTCCCGCTCATGACGCGCTTCTGCGCGTCCGCCATCGAACCGTTCGACGCGTCGCTCATCGAGGCCGGGCGCTCGCTCGGCGCGTCGCCCGCATACTGCTTCCGGCGCATTGTTTTGCCGCTTGTAGCGCCCGCAATCGGCGCTGGACTCGCGCTTGTGTTCGCGACGTGCCTCGGAGAGTTTGTGGCATCGGTGTTGTTGTGGGTCCCCGCAAACATTCCCATCGCCGTGCAGATCAACAGCGAATGGCGCGGTTCGGGAATCGGTTCGGCGTTCGCCTACAGCGTACTGTTGATGATTCTTGTCGCCACGACGTATGTGATCTCGCGCAGGTTTTCGTCACGGATGTTATAA
- a CDS encoding PilZ domain-containing protein, whose translation MRYSGQERRRYARSRRGFPAVVDDGGPGVLNHIDNISANGVLCHTVKPIPLMTKMSMALELPRPNLRRIECEGIVVRCQPHDVGDDHFKVAILYTKIGDDDRDAIHAFVESDIANGNSGD comes from the coding sequence GTGCGTTATTCGGGCCAGGAACGCAGGCGCTACGCGCGCAGCCGGCGCGGGTTTCCCGCGGTGGTGGACGACGGAGGCCCCGGCGTCCTCAATCACATCGACAACATCAGCGCGAACGGCGTGTTGTGCCACACGGTAAAGCCGATTCCGCTCATGACAAAAATGAGTATGGCGCTCGAACTGCCGCGCCCGAATCTGCGGCGAATCGAATGCGAAGGCATTGTCGTCCGATGCCAACCGCACGACGTGGGCGACGATCATTTCAAAGTGGCAATTCTATACACGAAGATCGGCGACGACGACCGCGACGCGATTCACGCCTTCGTCGAGAGCGACATCGCCAACGGAAACAGCGGGGACTAG
- a CDS encoding sulfatase, with the protein MDRFVASAALVCAAFFLAGCGNTDSSNARSSQVDTIAAVNNRAPAPPSVQRLTVQRFAAQPSDPAAPKGPTRATIRGVTMETLELPKYEWDVTVPTQAFFTAHVGLRGESPEPPAGAAAHFSVTAEQPGAPAVTLVDVEVTAADKGWVEVRADLGPYAGEQLRLVLTSTIAPAEGPIRALWGNPTVASSARREGVPVVLISCDTLRADHLGCYGYARDTSPNIDAFAKESVLFEDAVTPETWTLTAHLSMLTGLDPRRHRVTANTNLAEEIVTLPEILRDAGYATGGFTGYGIWLNPARGFAQGFDRYSTPPITRHLFKTLDHVYQWLDANAHAPFFLFFHNYDSHSKFKESDCVGCDLPYYPPRPRFLKYASELTEPPSLRAAGRLQATDLLFAAIEGKESLSKEEIEYMIALYDDAIRGVDEGVGKLFDALKERGVYDDAIIIVTSDHGENFGENGQFLHEHVYEGSARVPLIIRFPNGKHSGKRVPKMVQLTDLAPTVLDLLGLQGPAMDGESLMPIVRGEREPRQNAFITRLEYASVRTNEWKLIRNTETKSEELYRIESDPAETVDLIASAPPELAALRADLDRSLSEVPQTPVGSPTRPLTQEEIEALRNLGYAADIE; encoded by the coding sequence ATGGATCGGTTCGTGGCATCCGCGGCGCTTGTGTGTGCCGCATTTTTCTTGGCCGGATGCGGTAACACCGATTCGTCGAACGCCCGTTCCTCGCAGGTCGATACCATTGCCGCGGTCAACAACCGGGCGCCAGCGCCGCCTTCAGTTCAGCGTCTAACGGTGCAACGATTCGCGGCGCAACCGTCCGATCCCGCTGCGCCAAAAGGGCCAACACGGGCCACGATTCGCGGCGTGACCATGGAGACGCTCGAACTTCCGAAGTACGAATGGGACGTAACAGTTCCAACGCAAGCCTTCTTCACAGCGCACGTGGGACTGCGCGGCGAAAGTCCCGAGCCACCTGCTGGAGCCGCGGCCCATTTTTCCGTCACCGCCGAGCAGCCGGGGGCGCCTGCTGTCACGCTGGTTGATGTCGAGGTCACGGCCGCCGACAAAGGTTGGGTCGAGGTGCGCGCCGACTTGGGGCCCTACGCGGGGGAGCAATTGCGCCTCGTGCTCACTTCGACAATCGCCCCGGCGGAAGGACCCATCCGCGCGCTCTGGGGCAACCCAACAGTCGCGTCAAGCGCTCGGCGCGAAGGCGTTCCTGTCGTGCTGATATCGTGCGATACACTGCGCGCCGACCACCTTGGGTGTTATGGCTATGCGCGCGACACATCGCCAAACATCGATGCATTCGCCAAGGAGTCGGTACTATTCGAGGACGCGGTCACACCCGAGACGTGGACGCTAACCGCCCACCTCAGCATGTTGACAGGGCTGGACCCGCGTCGCCACCGCGTGACCGCGAACACGAATCTCGCGGAGGAGATTGTCACGCTCCCCGAAATCCTCCGCGACGCGGGGTACGCCACCGGCGGTTTTACCGGGTACGGTATTTGGCTGAACCCGGCGCGCGGATTTGCGCAGGGATTCGACCGCTATTCCACTCCGCCAATTACACGTCATTTGTTCAAGACGCTCGATCATGTGTACCAGTGGTTAGACGCCAACGCGCACGCGCCTTTCTTCCTCTTCTTTCACAATTACGACAGCCACAGCAAGTTCAAGGAATCCGATTGCGTCGGCTGCGACTTGCCGTACTATCCGCCGCGCCCCAGGTTCCTCAAGTATGCGAGCGAACTGACCGAACCGCCCAGCTTGCGCGCCGCCGGAAGGTTGCAGGCGACAGACCTGCTATTCGCCGCAATCGAAGGTAAGGAGTCGCTGAGCAAGGAAGAAATCGAATACATGATCGCGCTGTACGACGATGCAATACGCGGTGTAGACGAGGGCGTAGGCAAATTGTTCGATGCGCTTAAGGAACGCGGCGTGTACGACGACGCGATCATCATCGTCACCTCGGACCATGGCGAGAATTTCGGCGAGAACGGACAGTTCCTGCACGAGCACGTGTACGAAGGGTCGGCAAGAGTGCCGCTCATCATTCGGTTTCCGAACGGCAAACATAGCGGCAAACGGGTGCCGAAGATGGTACAACTGACCGACCTTGCGCCGACAGTCCTCGATCTATTGGGATTGCAGGGGCCGGCGATGGACGGGGAAAGCCTGATGCCCATCGTTCGCGGCGAGAGAGAGCCTCGGCAAAATGCGTTCATCACCCGATTGGAGTACGCATCGGTCCGCACGAACGAATGGAAATTGATTCGCAATACCGAGACCAAATCCGAGGAACTGTACCGTATCGAAAGCGATCCCGCGGAAACCGTGGACCTGATTGCGTCGGCCCCGCCGGAACTCGCCGCGCTGCGCGCCGACCTCGACCGCTCGCTCAGCGAAGTGCCGCAGACCCCCGTCGGCAGTCCGACGCGGCCGTTGACGCAGGAGGAGATCGAAGCGCTGCGAAATCTGGGATACGCCGCAGATATCGAATAA
- a CDS encoding alpha/beta fold hydrolase — translation MNSHINKRVWRYFFTVAIVGLIAACFVAIRIGESFSRPTPASAGEPPFDFPYEDAYFSSSSGSTISAWHFPVDNATACVVLLHGVRSNRWGPVHRVPFLRAAGYSVLTIDFQAHGESPGDHITFGYLESRDARASVRWMREKYPGKKVAVIGISMGAAAAVLGDDLLGADAVILETMYGTLAEAVDNRMRMSLGSAGPLFSWVLLVQSKPRLGFWPSELRPIERISDLNAPVFIIAGAEDRHTTIAESKRIFDRAREPKEFWAVPGARHDNIWSFAQTEYERRVLDFLARSLGTADRKDAEAIGAS, via the coding sequence ATGAATTCGCACATTAACAAGCGGGTTTGGCGCTATTTTTTCACAGTGGCAATTGTAGGACTGATCGCCGCCTGCTTCGTTGCGATCCGAATTGGCGAAAGCTTCTCGAGGCCAACGCCTGCGTCCGCGGGCGAGCCTCCGTTCGACTTTCCGTATGAAGATGCGTATTTCTCGAGCAGTTCCGGAAGCACGATCTCCGCATGGCATTTCCCCGTCGACAATGCAACTGCCTGCGTCGTGTTGCTGCATGGCGTGCGCTCCAATCGCTGGGGGCCGGTGCATCGCGTTCCGTTTCTTCGCGCGGCGGGCTACTCCGTTCTCACCATCGATTTTCAGGCACACGGAGAAAGTCCCGGCGACCACATCACGTTTGGATATCTTGAAAGCCGCGATGCACGCGCATCGGTTAGATGGATGCGCGAAAAGTACCCAGGAAAGAAGGTCGCCGTCATTGGCATTTCCATGGGCGCCGCAGCTGCGGTCCTGGGCGACGATCTCCTTGGCGCGGATGCCGTAATACTTGAAACGATGTACGGGACGCTTGCTGAAGCTGTCGACAACCGGATGCGAATGAGTCTCGGTTCCGCTGGCCCATTGTTTTCGTGGGTGTTGCTGGTTCAGTCTAAGCCGCGACTTGGGTTTTGGCCGTCCGAACTTCGGCCGATAGAGCGCATTTCCGATCTGAATGCGCCGGTGTTTATCATCGCGGGCGCCGAAGACCGCCACACGACCATTGCCGAATCGAAACGCATCTTCGATCGAGCGCGTGAACCAAAAGAATTTTGGGCCGTGCCGGGCGCGAGACATGACAACATATGGAGTTTCGCGCAAACTGAGTACGAACGGCGCGTACTCGATTTTCTCGCTCGTTCGCTCGGCACAGCGGATCGAAAAGACGCAGAAGCGATCGGCGCCTCCTGA